The Romeriopsis navalis LEGE 11480 DNA window GGCATGTGTTGCAGTTTGTGGAGGAGGAGCGGGGGAGCAGTAAGGCGGGGATTGATTTGGTGTCGAGGGCGGGTCATCGCATCCAGATTAACGATACGGATGAAAAGGTGGAGGTGCGGACGGCGGGGGGGCATGTGCTGTGTCTGGACGATCGTGCCCGCAAGATTGAGCTGTCTTCGGTGGGGAGTGTGGCGGTGAAGGCGGCGACGACGCTGGATCTGGAGGCGGGGGGCGTGGTGACGGTGAAGGGGGCGATGATCAAGCTGAATTAGATTTTGGGATTTTTGGTTGTGATGAATTTATTTTTGGAGGCATGAGGTATGAGTCGAGCAGCGGCACGGATTACGGACCCGGTGGCCCATGCGTTGCCGCCGGGGTTGACGGGGGGACCGGGTAGTCCAAATGTGGTGATTGGTGGGCTACCGGCTTGGCGGGGGATGCCGTTGGCGGGTGCGGCGGGGTTGTTGGCGGCGAAGAAGTTGTCGGATACGGCGATCACTGCGGCTGAGGCGGCGGTGGTGGCGAGTGCGGGGACGCCGGGATTGCCAGCGGCAAAGGCGGCTGAGGAAACGGTGAAGACGGCGCAGGCGATCAGTATGGGGAATGCGGTGATGGCGGCGGCTGGGGGGGCGGATATTCATAACTGTGCGGTGCCGCTGCCGATCCCACCCCATGGTCCTGGGGTGGTGGTGGATGGGAGTGCGACGGTGTTGATTAATGGCTTACCGGCTGGTCGGCAAGGGGATACGATCGTGGAGGCGTTGGGGCCGCCAAACAAGATTGTGATGGGTTGTCCGACGGTGTTGGTGGGGGGCTGATTGTGGGGGGGTTTGGGTAAGACTTGACTTTAGTCGGTAGTGGTTTTGGGTGGGGATTGAGAGAATACTTGGAAGCTATGGGTACGATCGTTTCGCGGTGCCTGTGGCTCAAGACTGAGAACTCACGTTTGGCATAGTGCTATGGGTGGTCGATCGCATTCTTATCAACGTCGTCCTGCGGGAGATGCGGGGCGGGTGACGGCGCGGATTCAGAAGCAGGAAACCCGCCGAGCCGTGGGGCGGGGTGTTGTGCAGCGAAAGGCACAGACTGCGAGCCGATCGCGAACTAATGTGACG harbors:
- a CDS encoding PAAR domain-containing protein — protein: MSRAAARITDPVAHALPPGLTGGPGSPNVVIGGLPAWRGMPLAGAAGLLAAKKLSDTAITAAEAAVVASAGTPGLPAAKAAEETVKTAQAISMGNAVMAAAGGADIHNCAVPLPIPPHGPGVVVDGSATVLINGLPAGRQGDTIVEALGPPNKIVMGCPTVLVGG